The Trichomycterus rosablanca isolate fTriRos1 chromosome 6, fTriRos1.hap1, whole genome shotgun sequence DNA segment tgaTATACCCCTGGCCATCACATGCACAATTCTTACAAAATAAGCATTACTATGCACATTTTGAGCATGGTGCTAATGTTGGGATGTATGTGTTGGTCTGCAGGACTGGATGAGTTGGTGAGAAATGACTGGCATGGTAAGGGCTTTGATGCAGCTCTGGAGCAACTGATCGACCATCTGCAGTCTGAAGTACCTGAAACATGCTTTATGGTTTGTTTGCTGCACTATAAACTGCTGTGATCCAAATATCAGGCACCATAATAAAAGAATTACTTCTCCACCAGTTAGGTTACATTTGTAAGTACACTATATAGTCAGTACAGGGCAGTTTAGGAAACATCAGTGTTTCTATTCTATGTGCATCCAGATTTGCTAAGTTTTAAAGTTATACTTTTCTTTTTTGCTGAAGTGTTGCATGCATCATGTTATAAGGTTCTAATAGATTTAGTTTTTGCATCTTACAAATGTCTTGTTTGATCATGTGCTGTGTTAAAAATATTGTACATGCAGCCagtttaaacattaaacatattATTAATGCAACTgtgtaaatgaaagaaaaagggtGTAATGAGTTCCTGTTTGGTAGGGTTTACTTaagacacacacaaaaaaggCACAATGGCTTTGACTTCTTTCAGACGTTAAAAAGATCAAGCTTTGGGGTGTTGCAGACTTGAAAATATGCAAAAGATTGATAGAAAATTGTCTAGGGTTTGATGATACCATTGTTATTCTTCTGTTTTAGATCTACGAGCTAATCTGCTAAATAAAAACGGACCCCACCCAATGTTGCATTGTACAATAAGAGCCAGTAATAAACTAACACTGAACaaattaaagatttaaaatgtaaattaaaatggaaaatgtacagtatatcagtcTGTGGCAAGTTTTTTTACTGCAATTATTTGTTTATACTGATCTTTTACAGTACATATTCATTCAGGTCTAGAACTTACAGatcatttgtgtttttgtatattgaCCTCCGTGGAATGCTGAACACAATTTTgtcaaaaagaaaatctattgctaaatgctaactgtAATTGTACACAGTGACAAAAATAATTGTAACTTTTTGTGTTTTGGATTTGGATTAGGCTGGGCACTCAAGTGAAGAGAGGGTTCGAGCAGCCTGTGTGATCCAGGCAGCCTGGAGAGCCCATCAGACTCGGTGCAGGATAAAGAAACTTCCCAGAGCTGTGAGTGCATTACAACGAAGCTTCAGGTGatttatactatataatatacactCACCGGGCACTTACGAACAGCATGCTAATACTGGGTAGGGACCACCTTTGCTCTCAGGACAAAGAATTCCACAATgtggagcagtggtagctcagtggtgaaggtactggactagtgatcagaaggttgcaggtttaagCTTCACATCTGCCAAATTGTGATTGTATACAATCCAAACAATCACAATTGgaatttgctttaaataaaagtgtctgctaaatgcgatAAATGTAGATGAAGTCTATGTTGACACGACTGCATTTAAATGATGCTTGACTGGTACTAGAGGGGCCCAGTGCATGCCCAATGCAGGTTAGTTTAATGGATCATTACATGTTTGATGCTGTCCAGTTTTAGTTAGCCTGGACACACTGTAGCCTTTATTTTCTGTTGTTGAGTTAAACCTGATGTGGTCCTCTGCCATGTAGCGCATTTGCTTCGGGATTGTATGTGTTGTTTATACTAAAATGCCTTTCTGCTCACCTCAGTTGTGAAGAGTGGATATTTAAGCTTTTCTGTCAGTCTTGCCCTGGCCATTTATCTCACTTCTGTCatcaacaaatagttaatgccAGCAGAACTGAGAAtcattggggtttttttttgtttgtttttggcacAATTCTGTATAAAATATGGAGACTGCTGTGCATAAAAATCCCAGCAAACCAGCAGTTTTAGAAAATACTCAAACCAGCCAGTGGTTGGTACAAACAACAGTGACATGAATGAAAtgacttatttttatttgaagcTCTTAACTCCTaacagtgaatcagacacactgtgagcctgaccaggataaatagtGACATGTATTGACATGTATGGATCTGTGCGTGCAGAGAAAAGAGACGACGGCAGCAGGAAGACACAGAGAAACGTTGTGCGGAAGAAGAACTGCGTCATCAAGTATGTTTGCGCAGACAGCGAGCCATTCGGCAGTTTCGCCAGCGCCAGCTCCATCTGATGGAAATTCTGCCTGCAGGTACCAAAGACAAAATGATTCTGCAATAATTCATGaacataaaaattaaaaccCCTAAACCCCTAAAAGgcaacaaacacatttttttgttGTATTGTATAATAAATACTCATACCATTGGGGGGGAAAAAGGAATCCTATACTTAttctaatatttattaataaaaggtAAGTTGCACAAGGGTTTGGCACCTTTTGGATGAAGATAAAGGGGTtagtaaaagaaataaatgagtaaTTGCTGTAGGTACTCAGCTTTTTCACCTAACAGAGCAAATGTGGGACCTACTTTTCAAAGATGGAATGTTAATAATGGCCTGTAACCCAATACAGAAAACAAATGAGGATAGCTATCTACCACTTTCAGTTTACAGCGACATGGTGGAGATTGTGTTATTAGATATACAAAATCATAAAATGATCACATGTCAAAATAGCTAAAAGTGACTAAAGCTCAAATGGTAAAATTTGATCAAAGCAACATTCATTGGTTTGTAATTACAATGGTTTGTAACTGAGCGAGTGCTGATCTTCTGGAAACTGAGAGTTGGGGATGCTTACCTGGCACATTGTTTAATACAGTAACCCCTACCATGAAGAGTTAAGCTCTCGTGTTGGAATCTCAGTGGTTCTACTGACCTGGCCGGGCATCCGACAGTCACAATTTGCCATGCCTAAGGGTGGGAGGTTTCCAGGGTTTCCTCTGCTGTCTCATCAAGGCACCTGCCCTAGTGGTGGAAGATTTACAGAAATGTCTATGCCCTTCATGAGAGCTTAACTgctagcaggtgaaaagaggctgCCAATGACTCAATGCCTGATGGAAGGGGTACGTGATAGTCTGTGGTTCTTCTTGGCCAACACAGGGTGGTGCAAGCAACATGGGAAATGCAGTAGGGAATTGGACATGtttagattgggagaaaaaaagtaTCTGCATTATTGGAGAGCAGTCACACTTACAGTAACAACATAAAAATACTGCAATATTAACCAATCTCTGGTGCATGTAAACATGTGTATAGATAAGGGAAGTTTGTTCATTAatcttattaattaatattcttAAACACAGAGAACAGGAAAGCTGAGGAACACTAAATTAAAGTATGTTATTCCTAATATGCTACCTAATAAGCTTTGTGAGGGTAAAATGCAAGTGGTTCACAATGATGTTGCAAAGCATCCAAAAAATAATCTTCTTCATTTAAATCACTGGGGAATTTCTATGTCCCACATTTAATATGTTCTCTGCATTACTCATGACTTAACTGTAGAAGTGACtgtaaaagcattttcagttacaattaattaattaattaattattgctATTGATTACCTTTAGGTGTATTGTGCAAACCAAATTATTAAATGGATTGTAATAACAagtcagagtgtgtgtgtgtgtattgtagacCAGTTGGCGAGGTTCCTGGGAGAACTGGAGAACAGAGCAGCTCTACTGATCCAGAGAGTGTGGCGAGGGTACAGGGAGAGACAGCGTTTCCAGCAGAGCAGATATGAACTTAAACGGCACAAAGCTGCAGTCACCCTGCAGAGAGCTGTAGGTGCTTTACACAACCaattacacacttacacacgcTGAATAAACATGATCCGATTCTGGAAAAGACAAACCTCACACTTCACACAAATCTCCACTCAGCAAATACTGTTTGAGCCAGATTAGTCTTGAGTACGTGTCAAATTTTAATTCAAAAAACATTCTATGTACTAATCACATTTAGATTGACTTACACTTGTCAGTTATTGTTGTTCAACAATAAATACTATTAAGCCACATGCACCAAGTCAGCTGTCTGAGCTGTAGCCCTATATGCCAAGGACTCTATCCGAGGGGTAGTCCAATTTTTCACATTTAAGGGATTCTAATGCAAAGGTTTGAACACCTCTggtcaaattccatgttttggTGATTTtctcataaaaacaaaaaagtaacatCCTGTACATGTAGAGGATCAATGTAgatatgaatgtttttttttttcaaggcGCTCAGGTGTTGCAATGGTCTGTTACCTCAGCCCACCACCGTTGAGActggggttcaaatctcagcagtgctattggctggctgggctgtctacacagacattagaGGCTGTGTCTGGGTGGTGGCCAAAGGCCCTGTAATGGAATGGCGCCTTTTCCAGGGTATTGCTGCCTTGCACTCAGTGTTTACTGGTGGAATTAGACctgcagcaaccctgaccaggataaggcgGTTGCAATTTAGTGcggaatttttattttttgccaaaagtaacatttatattaaaaactaAACATCATCGTAATCAAAACAACATAGTAAATTTTCAATCACAAAATTATCTTTATAGAATATCTTTTATAAGAActagttttaaaataatgtttctGATATTGAAAAACCTAAAAAACATCTCTACCCTTATTAAGCCAGCAGAATATATTAGAAACAACCTCATGTTTTTGGCCATCCAGTAACAGACAGCCAGATTGCTTGAAATGACAACCACCATAATTTTTTTACTTGACATTTATTTGACACCCCAAATGTTGTTGATAGTACTTACTTAAtatgtaatgtttagtatacaaGTGCAATTTCATTGTTGAAACAATTCTCATTTAGTAATAGTGACATAACATTTCAAAATAACTGTTATCTAAATAATGTAAGGAAAAAAACAGCTTTTTTATGAAAAGCTGGACGCACAAACTAACTAACATGGCTAGTGCCCCAAATATGGATTCCTCTTAAACAATATTCATACCACATCTCTGCTGTTTTCTGGTTTATATAACGCTTTCATAAATCTGGCCGTACTGTATGTCTGAGTATATTGCTACACCACCTCAGCAACGACATTATAAACTGGCAATACTCTACTCCTATTACTCTGGTATACCCTATTTTAACCCATGTGATATTGTTGTTTAGGTTCTGAAGTTCCTAAAGAGACTGAGATCTCAGCGGAATGCTTTATCCCCATGGAAAGGCCCCAGAGGCCTGACAGACAGCAGGAGAATGGAACTAAGGAGACAAATAGAGCACTACATTTCCCTTTACCCTGTGAGTCAACACACAGAACATCACATTACATACAGCCAGTGTTTGTTTAGGACAATTATTTAGCCACATTTGGCATTCAGCTGCTTTAATCCTGCTACACTTAAAGGGAGACATTGTAATTCTTTATTCTTTGTAATTCCTGACAATAGCACATCACATAATCAGTGTATTGCTTTGTATTGATGGATTTGTGCTTGTTTCATTAATACTCTATAGTCAACGGTCTTATTAACAATCctggttattttttattgttgtgtttttcAGTCCTCAGTGGTATCATTAGAGGGAACTGTAGAGCTTCATGAGAAAGCTCAGAGCATGCTGCACCAGCAccagtttaccagagcttcagaTCGGGCTCAGGAGCAGCACAGGCTGGCCCTTGTCGCTCAGATCAACACAGACCTGGAGCTGCTGATGAGTATGGACTTTCCTTAATCTGGAGACAAATACTGTTCCTTACACACTTGAGCAAAACTACACAGGAAACGTATTTACCCATAAAATTTTACATCATAAAACTGCTGCAGTGCAGTGACATAGTAATTGTTCTCTGTCACTCTTCATCTGTTTAGCAACTTCaacttatatatataaaatgtattctaaataaataaaattctaaattCACTTGTGGTctcatactttttggcccctcACTGTGTATATTTAATTGGTATTCtgcaaatttaaatgtaatcatAATCTGCAGTTCCCACCTAAAGTGCAATAGTTCTGAAGTTCCAGTTGACATAAACAGCAGCTGGACATTAATCGTATTGTGTCTTATATCTGTCTTTCAGATGCTCCCACTCTAAAAGACGCAGATAATGAAAACTCCTGCCTTTTCCTGAGCCGCTCTGCACCAGTGGCTATGCGTGCTCGCCAATCCCACAATGCCTTGCTCCAGAGTATGCACCTGCCCTGGTGGAAAAGACTTGGAGATGAATTCTCCAGCCCCGAATCACTTCCTCAAAAGGACTATGATGTGGAGTTTGAATCTTTGTATCTGGGTGGCAGTTAACTGTTAGCTGTTCTGGATAAGTTAGGATTTAAAccttatacagtatttattgctgatttgtatgtttttttttactggccAGTAAATAAAGTAGCAGTCATTTTATAATGGAATGCTTTATATAAttaagacattttgtaaaatgaaacAACCCCTACCCCTccagaatctgtgatttgttaattcacttgaatatttatttaagtaaaaaggTGTAAGATCTTTGATGTTTTGGCTTACCACcttgtttgtattttatgaaTTCAAAACAAAATTTAAATATGATGCCTGAGGGAACACACtgaataagcaggtgaattggtaacatgtGAGGGTGTCATAGAAATAAAAGGAGGATCTAACAAAGggtcagtctttgcaagcaaactTAAT contains these protein-coding regions:
- the LOC134316514 gene encoding IQ calmodulin-binding motif-containing protein 1-like is translated as MGLPEDEIHMELKPLISVRSEQSFVEVLSRLKDLLGKKSLGDQKDLETCKQELYCHGVLAYCSAALKFNPAKIEGSYSSITQMIDIICTCCVGIGSVKDRDVFHHQFLPSVTENILFFAHRIMNRATSDKGKTEMIRLFKKAFDSLSWLLRAYTHLIISVLQSKHYESIQMSEDDEISAVVLMMWCTLFRTNSAVLPKLENKALSNIMDDVVYKISSSSNPVTGSTAVKILLLMIEQNSHSLLLLHKKYKGLDELVRNDWHGKGFDAALEQLIDHLQSEVPETCFMAGHSSEERVRAACVIQAAWRAHQTRCRIKKLPRAVSALQRSFREKRRRQQEDTEKRCAEEELRHQVCLRRQRAIRQFRQRQLHLMEILPADQLARFLGELENRAALLIQRVWRGYRERQRFQQSRYELKRHKAAVTLQRAVLKFLKRLRSQRNALSPWKGPRGLTDSRRMELRRQIEHYISLYPSSVVSLEGTVELHEKAQSMLHQHQFTRASDRAQEQHRLALVAQINTDLELLMNAPTLKDADNENSCLFLSRSAPVAMRARQSHNALLQSMHLPWWKRLGDEFSSPESLPQKDYDVEFESLYLGGS